Proteins co-encoded in one Euleptes europaea isolate rEulEur1 chromosome 1, rEulEur1.hap1, whole genome shotgun sequence genomic window:
- the C1H6orf136 gene encoding uncharacterized protein C6orf136 homolog produces MYQRTWPVAGRVGPRCSWGWEGGSGRRRWPQGDSARCCYRARPRDLDASWDKLPPGLIPVGSVGPTFHSLFTRRPSEAPATLRALPIPTRGNFAGINRSEPKTRLCPLTHLPNVETGAPFHPAALSPPKGMECAITLVNGRQKDDIVVRDGEGLDGASLDSLHSLFHGWQCRSPYQAPEVALGPLTPFRATTGSPAPATPSGSDDSSMEEHLAVMHQKLQSELPGFFFKTHDYGIYSKDVEFDNEILHLKTRGRTMYQLALTLCRFVAWNYFADLRMEVLKLTQHSENWSIQARWRITGLPFHVFLFRFYKKDKAELYRTYDAYSTFFLDSQGLIKCHRVSKLMPSQPPLTTVKKLLVASLLGLGLADQRPSLQLFFSALAGKQQGLPVGCRNS; encoded by the exons ATGTATCAGCGGACCTGGCCGGTGGCCGGGCGCGTGGGGCCCCGGTGCTCGTGGGGCTGGGAAGGGGGCAGCGGAAGGCGCCGCTGGCCGCAGGGCGACTCCGCTAGATGCTGCTACCGGGCGCGGCCGCGG GACCTAGATGCTTCTTGGGATAAGCTGCCTCCAGGGCTCATCCCCGTGGGCTCCGTGGGGCCGACATTCCACTCACTTTTCACCAGGAGGCCATCGGAAGCCCCCGCCACCCTCCGGGCTCTGCCCATCCCTACTCGAGGCAACTTTGCCGGTATCAACAGAAGCGAGCCAAAGACCAGACTTTGTCCGCTGACGCACCTGCCCAACGTTGAGACAGGGGCCCCTTTTCACCCCGCTGCGCTCTCCCCTCCCAAAGGCATGGAGTGTGCCATAACGCTGGTGAATGGAAGGCAGAAAGATGACATAGTGGTAAGGGACGGTGAAGGACTGGATGGTGCCTCTTTAGACTCTTTGCACAGCTTGTTCCATGGCTGGCAGTGCCGCTCTCCCTACCAGGCGCCTGAGGTGGCACTGGGCCCACTCACTCCCTTCAGAGCGACGACAGGAAGTCCGGCTCCGGCCACTCCTTCAGGGAGTGACGATTCCAGCATGGAGGAGCATCTCGCAGTCATGCACCAGAAATTACAGAGTGAG TTACCAGGCTTTTTTTTTAAGACGCACGACTATGGAATCTACTCGAAGGATGTGGAGTTTGACAACGAGATTCTGCACCTGAAGACTCG TGGCCGAACCATGTACCAGTTGGCACTGACCTTATGCCGTTTTGTGGCCTGGAACTACTTTGCCGACTTGCGCATGGAAGTGCTGAAGTTGACGCAGCACTCTGAGAACTGGAGCATCCAAGCCCGGTGGCGGATTACGGGCCTGCCTTTCCACGTCTTCCTGTTCCGCTTCTACAAGAAGGACAAGGCTGAGCTCTACAG GACCTATGATGCCTATTCCACTTTCTTCCTAGATTCCCAAGGATTAATTAAATGTCATAGGGTAAGCAAG CTGATGCCATCCCAGCCTCCCCTGACGACAGTGAAAAAGCTCCTGGTCGCCTCTTTGTTGGGCCTGGGCCTGGCTGACCAGAGGCCCTCTctgcaactcttcttctcagctcTGGCCGGCAAACAGCAGGGGCTGCCGGTCGGCTGTCGGAACAGCTGA